The window GGACAGGGGGACCGTAGCCATCCTGGACTCCCGCATCCTGAGCAGGGCTTACGGAAAGGAATTTCTCCGCTCCCTTCCCCGGTGCTCCACCACCGTGGAGCTTGCCGCCGTCGAGGAGTGGGCAGTGCGCTGGAAAGGAGAGAACAATGGACAGAAAGGAACTGACCAGGCTGGTGCGGGGTTTTCAGCCCGCCCGCGTCATACTGACCGCCAACAATTTCAGGGTCTTCGAGCTGTTGAAGACGAAAAAGACCGCGGCCGAGGTCGCCTCGGCCCTGAGGACGGACCAGAGGGCCACAGCCATACTCCTTGACGCCCTCACCTCCCTGGGGCTTCTCCGCAAGGCCCGGGGCGCCTACACCAACGCGCCGGTGGCCAACGAGTACCTGGTCTCGGGTAAGCCCGGCTACCAGGGCGACATCATCCGGCACGAGGACAACCTCTGGGACAACTGGTCCGGCCTGGACGAGGTCATGACCACGGGGCTGCCCTCCAGAAGAAGGTTTGAGCACGGCCACTTCATAAAGGGCATGCAGAACATTTCGGTCTTCAAGACCAAGGAGGTCATGGAAGCCCTGGACCTCGCCGGGGTCAAGACGGCCCTGGACCTGGGGGGCGGACCCGGCATCTACGCGGTGGCCCTGGCCAAGCGGGGCCTGGACGTCACCCTCTTCGACCGCCCCGAGACCATGCGCATCGCCCGGCAGAACGCCCGGCAGGCCGGCGTGAAGGTCAAGCTCCGGAAGGGGGACTTCATGGCCGACCCCCTGGGGAAGGGTTTCGACTTGGTCTTCATAAGCCAGATATTCCATGCCTTCGCCGATGAGGAGAACCGGGAGATAGTGCAGAGATGCCGGGCCGCCCTGAACCCCGGGGGCAGGATGGCCGTGCAGGAGTTCCCCGTATCCGACGACAGGACCAGCCCGCCCGAAGGCGCCCTGTTCGCCGTCAACATGCTGGTCAACACCCACGGGGGCAGGACCTATCCCGCCAAGGAAATCATGGGCTGGCTCCGCGAGAGCGGGTTCGTCAAGCTCTCCCAGAAACGCCTGAGCGACTCGGTCCTCATCCAGGGAAGCCTCAAGACGTGAGCGTGCCGTACCGGAAAAGCAAGGACGGCATCACCCTAGAGGTCCGGGTACAGCCCCGCTCGTCCCGCGCCGGCATAGAAGGTGTGGAGGGCCGGGTCCTCAGGGTCAGGCTCACCGCCCCTCCCCACGGGGGCGAGGCCAACGCCCAGCTCCTCAGGGTCCTGGCCCGGGAGCTCGGCCTGCGCAAAAGCAGCCTCTCCATCATCAAGGGGCAGGCCTCCCGGAACAAGGTCGTGGAGGCCCGGGGGGTCCAGGGCCTCCCGGAGCGGCCCTGATTCAAAAGAAAAACATATAAAAAATATTTAAAGAATCGTGTATAATCTCAGGCAGGGCGGTTGTGGACGCCTGATTTTTTTGCTCTTCAGAGGTGGCCGTGCCGGACTTCTATTACATCGACCTGCTGTACGACCCCAAGGACACCGACTTCGGTTCCGTGGTGGGCGGGGCGACTGGGGCCCTGGTGGAGGCCGGATGCGCGTTCGACCGGGTGAGCATGCTCGCGCCGACGGACGAGGGGGACAGGGCCTTTTTCGCCCGTGCCCCGGAGATGGACGCCCGCAACCTGGGAGAGGTGGCCGGAAGCTACTGGGAGGCGATGAGGGCGCGGGGCCAGAACATCATCACCTTCCCGCCCATGGGACGGGTCATGCTCCGCTACCCCTTCAGGTTCGACGAGGACATCCTGGACGACATCCACGAGGAGGAGGAAGAGAGCGGCTCAAGCCGCGATGCCGTGGGCCTTTCCTTCTCCTTCAGCGACAGCGCCACCCTGGGGAAAAAGATAGACGCCAGCGTCAGTTTCTGGGAGGAGTACGTCCTGACCCTGGGAAGGCCCGAGACCCACAGGGCCAACATGGCCGACATCCTGGGGATGGTCGAGAGGGTGGCCCTGGCCACCAGGCCCTATTTCGGGGCCATGAACAACGAGATTCACCTGGGCACGGACCGCTCGCTGGACCTCCTGAGGGACGGCAGGCTCCCCGAGGGAAACGACTACGTCCTGGTGGGGGCCAGGGAAGTGCCCCGCCTTGATATTGACGCGCTCAAGATGTCCCGCCGCCCCGTCAGGAGGCTGGGCGAGGAAGGCGGCCTCATCATCGAGTTTACCCGCCGCTGGGACGGCCCTGCGGGCCGCTGAGGCCGGCGCCGCCCTCCTTGCTGCCTCCACGCCGCGGGCGCCGGGCGCCCCCTCGCTTGAAAACGTGCGGTGTTCTTCGTTTATAATTATTTCTTGCGTAGAAATCCGGAAGGTACAGGTATGAGCGCCGTATATCTCATAGACGTCACGAACCGCGACGGGGTGCAGACCTCCAGGATACTCCTCTCGAAGTTGAGCAAGACGATGCTCAACATGTACCTGGACAAGATGGGGGTCTTTCAGAGCGAAATCGGGTTCCCCACCATCCGGCACGAGGTCAACTACATAAACGCCAACCTCGAGCTGGCCAGGATGGGGGCCATCCAGAACCTCCGCCTGGAGGGCTGGTGCCGGGCCATCCCCGAGGACGTGGAGCTGGCCTTCCGAAATTGCCCCGACATCAAGCACCTGAACATTTCCATCTCCACCTCCGAGATAATGATCAAGGGCAAGTTCCAGGGGAAGAAGACCTGGGACGACATCCTGGCCTCGTCGGTGGCCGCGGTGCGCCGGGCCCGGGAGCTGGGGGCCCAGAGCGTGGGGCTGAACGCCGAGGACGGCTCCCGCACCGAGCTGGAGCGCCTGGTGGAGTTCACCCTGGCGGGCAAGGAAGCCGGGGCTGACCGCATGCGCTACTGCGACACCCTGGGGGCGGACGACCCCATCACCATTTACCGGCGCATCGCCGAGCTGTCCCGGAGGACGAAGTTCCCCGTGGAGATGCACACCCACAACGACCTGGGCATGGCCGAGGCCGTGGCCGTCAGCGGCGCGCAGGCGGCCATGGAAGCCGGCATGGACACCTACATAAACACCACCATAAACGGCTACGGCGAGCGCTGCGGCAACTGCGACCTCGTCTCCACCATCCTCGCCCTGAGGTTCTCCCACGGCTGGACGGAGAAGGTCCACCTCATGGAGGGCATCGACCTGACCATGGCCTGGAAGATGGGCAGGTACGCCGCCCACGCCTTCGGGCAGCCCATCCCCATCAACCAGCCCGGCATCGGCTCCAACGCCTTCGCCCACGAGTCCGGCATCCACGCCGACGGAGCCCTGAAGGACCGGAGAAACTACGAGCTCTACGACCCCGAGGACGTGGGCCGCGGAGAGCCGGAGCTGGTGCAGACCGGGCGGGTGATAACGACCGGGGAGTACGGGGGCATCAGGGGCTTCCGGCACGTCTTTGACAACCTGGGCATCCACTTCGACACCGACCAGGAGGCCAGAAAGATACTGGAGATGGTCCAGTACGCCAACCTCCACACCCAGCACGCCCTGACCGACGACGAGCTGCGCTTCCTGGCCAGCTACCCCGAGCAGGCCCGCAAGATGATGACGGTGGACCCGTGAGCCACCCCGTCACCCTCATCCCCGGCGACGGCGTGGGGCCGGAGATAGCGGAGGCCACCCGCCGGGTGCTGGACGCCACGGGGGTGGGCCTTGAGTGGGAGGTCCAGGAAGCCGGCGAGGAGGTCTACCAGAGGGAGGGCACCCCGCTTCCGGACCGGGTCATCGAGTCCATAAGGCGCAACCGCGTCGCCATCAAGGGCCCCGTCACCACGCCCGTGGGCAAGGGCTTCAGGAGCGTGAACGTCACCCTGAGGCAGACGCTGGACCTCTATGCGTGCCTGAGGCCGTGCAAGTCCTTCAAGGGGGCCCGCACCCGCTACGAGGACCTGGACCTGGTCATCGTCCGGGAGAACACCGAGGACCTGTACGCCGGGATAGAGTTCGAGAAGGGCACCCGCGAGGCCCTTGGCCTCATCGACTACGTCAAGAGCGCCTCGGGCCGGGATATCCGTCCCGACTCGGGCATCAGCATCAAGCCCATCAGCGTGGAGGGGACCCGGCGCATCGTGCGGTTCGCCTTCGAGTACGCCCGCAGAGAGGGCAGGAAAAAGGTGACCTCCGTGCACAAGGCCAACATCATGAAGTTCTCCGACGGCCTCTTCCTGGAGGTCTCCCGCCAGGTGGCCGACGCGTACCCGGACATAGAGTTCGAGGACCGCATCATCGACAACATGTGCATGCAACTCGTGCAGAAGCCCGAGCTGTACGACGTCCTGGTCCTGCCCAACCTCTACGGCGACATCGTCTCGGACCTGGCCGCCGGCCTGGTGGGCGGCCTGGGCCTGGCCCCGGGGGCCAATATCGGCGACGAGACGGCGGTCTTCGAGCCCACCCACGGCAGCGCCCCCAAGTACCGAGGGTTGAATAAAATGAACCCGTTTGCTATGATGCTCTCAGGTGTGATGATGCTCCGCCACCTGGGGGAGCCGGACGCCGCCCGGAAAATGGAAGACGCCATCGGAGCCGTTATCGAAGAAGGCAAGGACGTAACCTACGACATGAAGCCTCACCGGGACGACCCCACCGCCGCGACCACCTCGAGGGTGGCCGAAGCGGTCATCGAGAAAATGGGTCGCTGACCCTGTTGAATGGAGCCTCACAGTCCCATCTTGTTTGACATCCTGCTGATCGCCCTCTGCATCCTGGCCATCGCCGTGATGTCCAGCTCGGAGTCCTCCCTCATCGCGGTCAACAAGATCCGCATCCGGAGCCTCATCGAGAAGGGGGACGCGCGCGCCCAGGCCGTCCGCAAGGTCATGGACCAGCACGACAAGCTCTTCAGCGCGGTCATCCTCTCGGGCAACCTGTTTACCGTCCTGGCGACCTCCTTCGGCACGGCGCTGGCCCTGAGGGTCCTGGGACACGAAATGGGCATCATCATCGCCACGGCGGCCATGACCTTCCTGA is drawn from Nitrospirota bacterium and contains these coding sequences:
- a CDS encoding methyltransferase, encoding MTANNFRVFELLKTKKTAAEVASALRTDQRATAILLDALTSLGLLRKARGAYTNAPVANEYLVSGKPGYQGDIIRHEDNLWDNWSGLDEVMTTGLPSRRRFEHGHFIKGMQNISVFKTKEVMEALDLAGVKTALDLGGGPGIYAVALAKRGLDVTLFDRPETMRIARQNARQAGVKVKLRKGDFMADPLGKGFDLVFISQIFHAFADEENREIVQRCRAALNPGGRMAVQEFPVSDDRTSPPEGALFAVNMLVNTHGGRTYPAKEIMGWLRESGFVKLSQKRLSDSVLIQGSLKT
- a CDS encoding DUF167 domain-containing protein; the protein is MSVPYRKSKDGITLEVRVQPRSSRAGIEGVEGRVLRVRLTAPPHGGEANAQLLRVLARELGLRKSSLSIIKGQASRNKVVEARGVQGLPERP
- a CDS encoding isocitrate/isopropylmalate dehydrogenase family protein is translated as MSHPVTLIPGDGVGPEIAEATRRVLDATGVGLEWEVQEAGEEVYQREGTPLPDRVIESIRRNRVAIKGPVTTPVGKGFRSVNVTLRQTLDLYACLRPCKSFKGARTRYEDLDLVIVRENTEDLYAGIEFEKGTREALGLIDYVKSASGRDIRPDSGISIKPISVEGTRRIVRFAFEYARREGRKKVTSVHKANIMKFSDGLFLEVSRQVADAYPDIEFEDRIIDNMCMQLVQKPELYDVLVLPNLYGDIVSDLAAGLVGGLGLAPGANIGDETAVFEPTHGSAPKYRGLNKMNPFAMMLSGVMMLRHLGEPDAARKMEDAIGAVIEEGKDVTYDMKPHRDDPTAATTSRVAEAVIEKMGR
- a CDS encoding homocitrate synthase → MSAVYLIDVTNRDGVQTSRILLSKLSKTMLNMYLDKMGVFQSEIGFPTIRHEVNYINANLELARMGAIQNLRLEGWCRAIPEDVELAFRNCPDIKHLNISISTSEIMIKGKFQGKKTWDDILASSVAAVRRARELGAQSVGLNAEDGSRTELERLVEFTLAGKEAGADRMRYCDTLGADDPITIYRRIAELSRRTKFPVEMHTHNDLGMAEAVAVSGAQAAMEAGMDTYINTTINGYGERCGNCDLVSTILALRFSHGWTEKVHLMEGIDLTMAWKMGRYAAHAFGQPIPINQPGIGSNAFAHESGIHADGALKDRRNYELYDPEDVGRGEPELVQTGRVITTGEYGGIRGFRHVFDNLGIHFDTDQEARKILEMVQYANLHTQHALTDDELRFLASYPEQARKMMTVDP